In Vanacampus margaritifer isolate UIUO_Vmar chromosome 9, RoL_Vmar_1.0, whole genome shotgun sequence, the following proteins share a genomic window:
- the slc6a3 gene encoding sodium-dependent dopamine transporter gives MSSVVAPEKKPSNAMGPKEVELILVKEQNGVQFTSTTLVAPTTSQTSPSGEEERETWGKKIDFLLSVIGFAVDLANVWRFPYLCYKNGGGAFLVPYLFFMVIAGMPLFYMELALGQYNREGAAGVWKICPIFKGVGFTVILISLYVGFYYNVIISWALFYLFSSFTAELPWVHCNNTWNSPNCSDWADNGTISDIYKATPAQEYFERGVLHIQDSNGIDNLGRPRWQLTSCLAVVIVLLYFSLWKGVKTSGKVVWITATMPYVVLTVLLIRGVTLPGAKDGIKAYLSVDFLKLCDAKVWIDAATQICFSLGVGFGVLIAFSSYNKFSNNCYRDAIITCSINSLTSLFSGFVVFSFLGYMSHKHNVSLETVARDGAGLVFVIYPEAIATLPGSSVWAVIFFIMLLTLGIDSAMGGMESVITGLIDEFKCLHKHRELFTLFIVSATFLISLLCVTNGGMYVFTLLDHFAAGTSILFGVLIEAIGIAWFYGVDRFSDDIEEMIGQRPGRYWRLCWKFISPCFLLFMVVVSFATFNPPKYGTYMFPPWANVLGWCLAISSMTMVPLYAFYKLCRLPGKLCDRLAYAITPETEHHLVDNGEVRQFTLHHWLVV, from the exons GTGGAGCTGATCCTTGTGAAGGAGCAGAATGGGGTCCAGTTCACCTCCACTACCCTTGTGGCTCCCACCACATCTCAAACCAGCCCCAGTGGTGAGGAGGAAAGGGAAACCTGGGGAAAGAAAATTGACTTCCTGCTATCGGTGATCGGGTTTGCGGTGGATCTCGCCAACGTCTGGAGGTTCCCTTACCTCTGCTACAAAAATGGAGGAG GTGCTTTCTTGGTGCCATACCTGTTCTTTATGGTGATAGCAGGCATGCCTCTCTTTTACATGGAACTGGCTCTGGGACAGTATAACAGAGAGGGAGCGGCAGGGGTCTGGAAAATATGCCCCATATTTAAAG GCGTAGGATTCACAGTCATCCTCATTTCCCTCTATGTTGGCTTCTACTATAATGTCATCATCTCTTGGGCTCTCTTCTACCTCTTCTCCTCGTTCACTGCCGAACTCCCCTGGGTGCACTGCAACAACACATGGAACAGTCCTAACTGCTCCGACTGGGCCGACAACGGCACAATCAGTGACATTTACAAGGCCACTCCAGCTCAAGAGTACTTTGA GCGAGGGGTGCTCCACATTCAGGACAGCAATGGTATCGATAATCTGGGTCGTCCACGTTGGCAGTTGACTTCCTGTCTCGCTGTGGTCATTGTTCTGCTTTACTTCAGTCTGTGGAAGGGTGTCAAGACGTCTGGCAAG GTTGTGTGGATCACAGCCACCATGCCCTATGTAGTCTTGACTGTGCTGCTCATCCGAGGAGTCACCCTGCCCGGAGCCAAGGATGGCATTAAGGCCTACCTGTCTGTCGACTTCCTGAAACTCTGTGATGCCAAG GTTTGGATCGATGCCGCCACACAGATATGTTTCTCGCTGGGAGTCGGGTTTGGTGTGCTAATCGCCTTTTCCAGCTACAACAAATTCAGCAACAATTGCTACAG GGACGCCATCATCACCTgctccatcaactctttgaccAGCTTATTCTCTGGCTTTGTTGTCTTCTCCTTCCTTGGCTACATGTCACACAAGCACAATGTGTCTCTGGAAACGGTCGCGAGAGACG GGGCTGGATTGGTGTTTGTTATTTACCCAGAAGCCATTGCTACATTGCCTGGCTCATCAGTGTGGGCAGTCATCTTCTTCATCATGCTCCTGACATTAGGCATTGACAGTGCT ATGGGTGGGATGGAGTCCGTCATTACCGGTCTGATTGATGAATTCAAATGCCTCCACAAGCACCGAGAGCTGTTCACCCTCTTCATTGTGTCCGCCACCTTCCTCATCTCTCTCTTGTGTGTTACAAAT GGTGGGATGTACGTGTTTACTCTGTTGGACCACTTTGCCGCAGGGACGTCCATTCTGTTTGGAGTGCTTATTGAAGCCATCGGTATTGCGTGGTTTTATG GGGTGGACCGTTTCAGTGACGACATCGAGGAGATGATTGGTCAGAGGCCAGGCAGATACTGGAGGCTGTGCTGGAAATTTATCAGCCCCTGCTTTCTCCTG TTTATGGTGGTAGTGAGCTTTGCAACATTTAACCCACCCAAATATGGCACCTACATGTTTCCTCCTTGGGCTAACGTGCTGGGATGGTGCCTGGCCATTTCTTCCATGACCATGGTGCCCCTTTACGCCTTCTACAAGCTTTGCCGCCTACCTGGAAAGTTGTGTGAT AGACTGGCCTATGCCATCACCCCAGAGACAGAACATCATCTGGTAGACAATGGAGAAGTTCGTCAGTTTACA CTTCATCACTGGCTGGTTGTCTGA